A genome region from Colwellia sp. Arc7-D includes the following:
- a CDS encoding nucleoside-diphosphate sugar epimerase/dehydratase, translating to MVRRIDLIPSSIKLLLALIYDLFSLAVAFYFAYIIRLGIENIDFSRNENIAFIAVATSTLALFYTFDVYSSFVRFFNAKAFLKVQILLIIACAIFYLSDFVFDTFIPRSVPIVFFVLASIQIAGARALVSLISRKHLFDEREGVVIYGASSAGRQLVHALSQGNKYQPLAFLDEKKRYVGRRVLGLKIHSHQNIAKLIKKHGQFKVLIAIPTVDPARLKQIVAHLEPYALELLIVPDMSDIVSGKRNIDELREVSVDELLGRKPVKPIAKLLSANITDKVVMVSGAGGSIGKELCRQIVLNKPKALILLDVSEALLYEIHQELSETLAEKQNSLHVEPLIGNVQNGMLMSHIFNKYKVQTIYHAAAYKHVPMVENNVIAGVTNNVLGTYEIAQAAIYCEVETFVLISTDKAVRPTNVMGATKRLAELVLQGFAKKDHNTRFIMVRFGNVLGSSGSVVPLFKKQIKRGGPITITHPDIIRYFMTIPEAAQLVIQAGAMGTGGDVFVLDMGKPVKIVDLAYKMTHLMGLTVKDEANPLGDIAIEFKGLRPGEKLFEELLIGDQASKTEHQRILTANERSLHHSDVAKIIVQLKDAMCEEDEAKIRQILIAAPLDYKPTVETITKEKAQLRVCTHVA from the coding sequence ATGGTTAGACGAATTGACTTAATTCCAAGTTCAATTAAGTTGTTATTGGCATTAATATACGATTTATTTTCATTGGCAGTAGCATTTTATTTTGCTTATATCATTCGATTAGGCATCGAAAATATTGATTTCTCCCGCAATGAAAACATTGCATTTATTGCGGTGGCAACATCAACACTTGCGCTATTTTATACCTTCGATGTGTACAGCTCTTTTGTACGGTTTTTTAATGCAAAAGCCTTTCTTAAAGTTCAAATATTATTAATTATTGCCTGTGCTATTTTCTATTTAAGTGACTTTGTATTCGACACCTTTATCCCACGATCAGTCCCTATTGTTTTTTTTGTACTTGCAAGCATACAAATTGCTGGAGCGAGAGCTTTAGTCAGTTTAATTTCTAGAAAACATCTATTTGATGAACGTGAAGGTGTCGTTATTTATGGCGCGAGCAGTGCTGGCAGACAACTGGTGCATGCATTATCTCAAGGTAATAAATATCAGCCATTAGCATTTTTAGATGAAAAAAAACGCTATGTGGGCCGCAGAGTGTTAGGGCTAAAAATTCATTCTCATCAAAATATAGCAAAGCTGATTAAAAAGCATGGTCAGTTCAAAGTATTAATTGCAATACCCACCGTTGATCCCGCTCGCTTGAAACAAATAGTCGCTCACTTAGAGCCATATGCACTCGAGCTATTAATTGTGCCTGACATGTCAGATATCGTATCAGGTAAACGTAATATCGATGAACTAAGAGAAGTTTCAGTTGATGAATTACTCGGTCGTAAACCGGTAAAACCTATTGCTAAATTACTGAGCGCAAATATTACCGACAAAGTCGTTATGGTTTCTGGCGCGGGTGGTTCAATTGGTAAAGAACTGTGTAGGCAAATAGTACTAAATAAGCCTAAAGCACTGATACTGTTAGATGTTAGCGAAGCCTTATTGTACGAAATCCATCAAGAATTAAGTGAAACATTAGCCGAAAAACAAAATTCCCTGCATGTTGAGCCATTAATAGGCAACGTGCAAAACGGCATGCTAATGAGCCATATTTTTAATAAGTACAAAGTACAAACTATTTACCATGCCGCTGCATACAAGCATGTACCTATGGTTGAGAACAATGTTATTGCGGGTGTAACTAATAACGTTTTAGGAACTTACGAAATAGCCCAAGCAGCCATTTATTGCGAAGTAGAAACCTTCGTACTTATTTCTACTGACAAAGCGGTAAGACCCACCAATGTCATGGGAGCAACTAAACGCCTAGCAGAGTTAGTTCTGCAAGGTTTTGCTAAAAAAGACCATAACACGCGCTTTATTATGGTGCGCTTTGGCAATGTATTAGGCTCATCGGGTTCGGTAGTACCGCTATTTAAAAAGCAGATCAAACGTGGCGGTCCTATAACAATTACTCACCCCGATATTATTCGTTACTTTATGACTATTCCTGAAGCAGCACAGTTAGTTATTCAAGCTGGAGCAATGGGCACTGGCGGAGATGTTTTTGTATTAGACATGGGTAAGCCGGTAAAAATAGTCGACCTAGCGTATAAAATGACGCATTTAATGGGTTTAACCGTTAAAGATGAAGCAAATCCCCTTGGAGATATTGCAATAGAGTTCAAAGGTTTACGCCCTGGTGAAAAGCTTTTTGAAGAATTACTTATTGGTGATCAGGCTAGCAAAACCGAACATCAACGTATTTTAACCGCCAACGAGCGATCATTGCATCATAGTGATGTCGCAAAAATAATCGTTCAACTAAAAGATGCGATGTGTGAGGAAGACGAAGCTAAAATTCGTCAAATCCTGATCGCAGCTCCACTCGACTATAAGCCAACAGTTGAAACTATAACTAAAGAAAAAGCACAACTGCGTGTTTGTACTCATGTCGCGTAA
- a CDS encoding DegT/DnrJ/EryC1/StrS aminotransferase family protein: protein MLNTQLSPWPSFSEEEIAAVSQVLRSNKVNYWTGEQGRKFEKEFAAYTDSKYAVAVANGTLALDLALHALGVSKGDEVIVTSRTFIASISSIINAGATPIFADVELDSQNISAATIKAVVTQKTKAIICVHLAGWPCEMDDIMALSKQNSLYVIEDCAQAHGTKYKGKSVGSIGHIGAWSFCQDKIMTTGGEGGMITTNDEELWRKAWAFKDHGKSYAAVYEKQHPPGYRWLHESFGTNWRLTEMQSAIGRIQLTRMPTWTKLRNDNAEKIFQVCRQYPWLIVPRVPDNIVHAYYKCYVFVDKNKLPKGSSRDNIITTINEFNVPCYSGSCSEVYKEKAFDNTDLQPKVSLKHAQLLGESSLMFLVHPTLTNIEMNNVCQALTQALDNIDNNT from the coding sequence GTGCTCAATACCCAACTATCTCCATGGCCTAGCTTTAGCGAAGAAGAAATTGCAGCTGTTAGCCAAGTATTACGATCAAATAAAGTGAACTACTGGACTGGCGAACAAGGGCGAAAATTTGAAAAAGAATTCGCTGCATACACAGATAGTAAATATGCCGTTGCCGTCGCCAATGGCACCTTAGCATTAGACTTAGCTTTACATGCATTAGGCGTTAGTAAAGGTGATGAAGTTATTGTGACTTCAAGAACTTTTATCGCTTCAATCAGTAGCATTATCAACGCGGGTGCCACACCCATTTTTGCCGATGTAGAACTTGATAGCCAAAATATCAGTGCAGCCACAATCAAAGCGGTAGTCACTCAAAAAACCAAAGCTATTATTTGTGTTCACTTAGCCGGTTGGCCTTGTGAAATGGACGATATAATGGCACTTTCAAAGCAAAATAGTCTTTATGTTATAGAAGATTGTGCACAAGCACATGGCACAAAATATAAAGGTAAGTCCGTTGGTAGCATCGGGCATATCGGTGCTTGGTCATTTTGCCAAGATAAAATAATGACCACAGGTGGAGAAGGAGGCATGATCACCACCAATGACGAAGAACTCTGGCGCAAAGCATGGGCTTTTAAAGATCACGGAAAGTCTTATGCCGCCGTTTATGAAAAACAGCACCCTCCTGGTTATCGTTGGTTACATGAAAGTTTTGGCACCAACTGGCGACTCACTGAAATGCAATCAGCTATTGGCCGCATTCAGCTTACACGTATGCCCACTTGGACTAAGCTACGTAATGACAATGCTGAAAAAATATTTCAAGTATGTCGACAATACCCTTGGTTAATTGTACCGAGAGTACCCGACAATATCGTACATGCTTATTACAAATGTTATGTATTTGTTGATAAAAACAAGTTACCTAAGGGTAGTTCTCGTGACAACATCATCACCACTATTAACGAGTTCAATGTGCCTTGTTATTCAGGTAGCTGTTCAGAAGTTTATAAAGAAAAAGCATTCGATAACACCGATTTACAACCTAAAGTGTCGTTAAAACATGCACAACTCCTCGGCGAATCAAGTTTAATGTTTCTAGTTCATCCAACATTGACCAATATCGAAATGAATAACGTTTGCCAAGCTCTGACCCAAGCACTTGATAATATTGATAACAATACATAG
- a CDS encoding acetyltransferase: protein MKKNKTLVIIGAGGHGLVVADCALSIGHYNDLIFLDDCLEKLDDKSPWQVSGPIASWPNYSENADFIVAIGNNTMRASLLQQLSVKHCCIATLIHPTAFVSQHSTIGQGVVVFANAVVNIGAHIDEGCIINTAATIDHDCHIQACCHISPGVNIAGGVNVGKGSWLGIGSCVVEYITIAENTQSGAGAVLTKSTQSNQLYVGVPALAVRSLI from the coding sequence ATGAAAAAAAATAAAACCTTAGTCATTATTGGTGCTGGTGGCCATGGCCTTGTTGTTGCCGACTGCGCTTTAAGTATCGGTCACTATAATGACCTTATATTTCTCGACGACTGTTTAGAAAAACTTGACGATAAAAGCCCATGGCAAGTATCTGGGCCGATAGCGAGTTGGCCTAATTATAGCGAAAACGCTGATTTTATCGTTGCTATTGGCAATAACACAATGCGCGCAAGTTTATTACAACAGCTGTCTGTTAAGCATTGTTGCATAGCAACATTAATTCATCCTACGGCCTTTGTTAGTCAACACAGTACTATCGGACAAGGCGTGGTTGTTTTTGCCAATGCCGTGGTAAATATTGGTGCTCATATCGACGAAGGTTGTATTATTAATACCGCCGCTACTATCGATCATGATTGCCATATTCAAGCTTGTTGCCATATTTCTCCAGGGGTTAATATCGCTGGTGGGGTTAATGTTGGCAAAGGCTCTTGGTTAGGAATTGGAAGTTGTGTTGTCGAGTATATTACGATTGCTGAAAACACCCAATCTGGCGCAGGGGCGGTGCTAACCAAGTCTACCCAAAGTAATCAACTTTATGTCGGGGTTCCTGCCCTCGCTGTTCGTTCACTTATTTAA
- a CDS encoding sugar transferase, with product MYKIIKQTIDILASSITLILLSPLYFIVARKVAKNLGKPVLFSQQRPGLNGQIFIMKKFRSMRDAQDKNGHVLPDEERLTPFGIKLRNSSLDELPGLWSVLKGDMSLVGPRPLLVEYLPLYSTKQARRHDVKPGITGWAQVNGRNAISWQEKFELDIWYVENQSLWLDIKIIFLTVKKVFSQADISAEGEVTMSKFTGQL from the coding sequence ATGTATAAAATAATCAAACAAACTATCGATATATTAGCGAGCTCAATAACGCTAATTCTACTCTCACCCCTATATTTCATTGTTGCTCGCAAAGTCGCTAAAAACTTGGGTAAACCTGTGCTATTCAGTCAACAAAGGCCAGGGTTGAATGGCCAGATATTTATCATGAAAAAGTTCCGTTCCATGCGCGATGCGCAAGACAAAAACGGTCATGTTTTACCTGACGAAGAGCGTTTAACGCCTTTTGGCATAAAACTAAGAAATTCTAGTCTCGATGAACTGCCTGGACTTTGGTCAGTATTAAAAGGCGATATGAGCCTAGTTGGACCAAGACCCTTATTAGTTGAATACTTGCCCTTATATTCCACAAAACAAGCCAGAAGGCATGACGTGAAACCCGGCATTACAGGTTGGGCGCAGGTCAACGGCCGCAATGCTATCAGTTGGCAAGAAAAGTTCGAGCTCGATATTTGGTATGTCGAAAATCAATCTTTATGGTTAGATATTAAAATTATATTCCTCACCGTTAAAAAAGTATTTTCACAAGCGGACATTAGCGCCGAAGGGGAAGTGACAATGAGTAAGTTTACAGGCCAATTATGA
- a CDS encoding glycosyltransferase yields MLNKTAQKRVLHVFMNLNLGGAESRIMDLFRSQDADVLLNDFVIMTDEHCYFADEVIAKGGTIHVIDSPRDGIVKNLWQLYQLLKTQPQYTALHAHTSYYSGLCVFIAFLAGISARVTHARNTSTGANNLSSRVMLSVGRLLSAMFATTRFAISADAGFFLYGKNPKKAQFYVVPNAFDFRKIRHKHDSGTEEKVQFGLDPNLLNIVCVGRFYAVKNHDFLLVMISELVQERQDICLHLIGDGELLESLQASVIGLKIEKHVRFWGKRADVAQLLSLFDVMVMTSKSEGLGVAALEAQAAGLPCVLSAAIPQEADIGLGLCRYVDLSEPLTQWSKAIQAQALLSPVSKAVIDQQFDHRGYSLSATRQRYLDAYLRHEKN; encoded by the coding sequence ATGTTGAATAAAACTGCGCAAAAGCGTGTTTTGCATGTTTTTATGAATTTAAATCTTGGCGGAGCAGAAAGCCGCATTATGGATTTATTTCGTAGCCAAGATGCCGATGTATTGTTGAATGACTTTGTTATTATGACTGATGAGCATTGTTACTTTGCTGATGAAGTTATTGCCAAAGGAGGCACCATTCATGTTATTGATAGCCCGCGCGATGGTATCGTAAAAAATCTTTGGCAATTGTATCAATTATTAAAAACTCAACCTCAGTACACCGCGCTGCATGCTCATACCTCTTACTATTCTGGCTTGTGTGTTTTTATTGCTTTTTTGGCAGGTATTTCAGCGAGGGTAACCCATGCTCGAAATACTAGCACCGGCGCGAATAACTTATCCTCTAGGGTTATGTTGTCAGTAGGACGTTTATTAAGTGCTATGTTTGCCACCACTCGTTTTGCTATTTCTGCTGATGCAGGATTTTTTCTGTACGGTAAAAATCCCAAAAAAGCGCAGTTTTATGTTGTACCCAATGCTTTTGATTTTCGTAAAATAAGACATAAACACGATAGTGGCACAGAAGAAAAGGTGCAATTTGGACTTGATCCAAACCTGCTTAATATTGTTTGTGTTGGACGTTTTTATGCAGTAAAAAATCATGATTTTTTGTTAGTTATGATCAGTGAATTAGTGCAAGAGCGGCAGGATATTTGTTTGCACTTAATTGGTGATGGCGAGTTACTTGAAAGCTTGCAAGCAAGCGTTATAGGTTTGAAAATTGAAAAACACGTTAGGTTTTGGGGTAAAAGAGCCGATGTTGCACAATTATTGTCTCTATTTGATGTTATGGTGATGACCTCAAAAAGTGAAGGACTTGGCGTAGCAGCGCTTGAAGCACAAGCCGCGGGATTACCTTGTGTATTATCGGCGGCTATTCCTCAAGAAGCGGATATTGGTTTGGGGCTATGTCGATATGTTGATTTGAGTGAGCCGCTTACACAATGGTCTAAAGCTATTCAAGCACAAGCCTTATTATCTCCGGTCAGTAAAGCTGTTATCGACCAACAATTTGATCATCGTGGCTACAGTTTGTCAGCCACGCGTCAGCGTTATTTGGATGCATATTTACGCCATGAAAAAAATTAG
- a CDS encoding glycosyltransferase, whose translation MNQILSDTQSYDVVHVHNSFKNGVLLWLAKQKGVKVRVCHSHTSGVENKFLLPFMVLFKALVTRASNVHLACGKQAGEFLYGNKPFTVINNAISVQRYLAQASDHQAIKKQFSLPNNKKLVLHVGRFSIVKNHQFLLQLAQDKNLDPSVHFVCVGEGPLKVDFLEKIQQRNLQSRFTLLPATPEIPSLLQVSDGFIMPSLFEGISVALLEAQAAALPCLISNTIVKASDMGLELISFNSLDDLSPWLTQLNKLPSVDLPPEKITDAFFVRGFSTESVLAQLTNIYNARALE comes from the coding sequence GTGAACCAAATCCTGTCAGATACACAAAGTTATGATGTTGTGCATGTGCATAATAGCTTTAAAAATGGCGTACTACTTTGGCTTGCTAAGCAAAAGGGTGTAAAAGTACGGGTTTGTCATTCTCATACTAGTGGTGTTGAAAATAAGTTTTTGTTGCCATTTATGGTACTTTTTAAAGCCTTAGTTACTCGTGCAAGTAATGTACATTTAGCGTGTGGTAAACAAGCTGGGGAGTTTTTATATGGTAACAAACCCTTTACAGTGATTAACAATGCAATTTCTGTACAACGTTATTTAGCACAAGCTAGCGATCATCAAGCAATAAAAAAACAGTTTTCATTACCGAACAATAAAAAACTGGTGCTACATGTTGGGCGTTTTTCAATTGTTAAAAATCATCAATTTTTATTACAACTAGCGCAAGATAAAAACCTCGATCCATCGGTACATTTTGTTTGTGTAGGTGAGGGACCATTAAAAGTAGATTTTTTGGAAAAAATACAGCAAAGAAACTTACAATCTCGTTTTACTTTATTACCTGCAACACCTGAAATACCGAGTCTATTACAAGTTTCCGATGGTTTTATTATGCCGTCATTATTCGAAGGTATTTCGGTGGCATTATTAGAAGCTCAGGCTGCTGCTTTACCGTGTTTAATTTCCAATACCATCGTGAAAGCGTCTGATATGGGGCTCGAATTAATTTCATTTAACTCACTTGATGATCTTTCTCCTTGGCTTACGCAGTTAAATAAATTGCCTTCTGTTGACTTACCTCCTGAAAAAATTACTGATGCTTTTTTTGTTAGAGGCTTCTCTACTGAAAGTGTACTCGCGCAGTTAACCAATATTTACAACGCGCGTGCCCTTGAATGA
- a CDS encoding O-antigen ligase family protein translates to MIVHKLARLLNVEIVLCGLLVALYGITNSAPLLLCVVVIGVACAFLLPFGRSIQLAFFLLPCTEVFTQSPYISISLLTCIFLAMFGRYLLTHVAQTQYSQPGLLLMLLVLVYEFMHILYNPAMASFVTLRWSVFFIFTSLLLFDKNKYCSFSQLRFALLCGVITSTFFGLMQQYFVPLGAQSLSTISRFSGGAGDPNNFGLFCLLLIYFYLPIVPRANIPRSTFVIIFLMLAFGALTVSRSFFIVATLSLLTYFIFYFRSAIGDMFVRLLLLLNCLLILFCLYWISGASFIGDLDIFVRFSGNNLSDLTGSRSDILQAYLQLFFDLPYNFVLFGAGINGYLTYYNHYFLQAGLFDEVVGPHNTLLEIIISFGVIGFTLFATYIYFGFRAERNRVASNHIFRLAWLPILVFLLYCFSLQNLGKYSSYFILMLIVYNTYRKES, encoded by the coding sequence ATGATAGTTCATAAATTAGCACGATTACTGAATGTTGAAATTGTGCTATGTGGCTTATTGGTCGCATTGTATGGCATTACGAATAGTGCGCCATTGTTATTATGTGTTGTTGTGATTGGTGTTGCCTGTGCTTTTTTATTGCCGTTTGGGCGTAGTATTCAACTTGCCTTTTTTTTACTGCCTTGTACTGAGGTCTTTACCCAATCACCTTATATTTCAATTTCGTTACTTACGTGTATTTTTTTGGCGATGTTCGGTCGATATTTGCTGACTCATGTTGCTCAAACTCAGTATTCACAGCCTGGTTTGTTATTGATGTTGTTGGTACTCGTTTACGAGTTTATGCATATTTTATATAACCCCGCAATGGCATCTTTTGTTACGTTGCGTTGGTCAGTTTTCTTTATTTTTACGTCTTTGCTATTGTTCGATAAAAATAAGTATTGCTCATTTTCACAATTACGTTTTGCATTATTATGTGGTGTTATAACATCAACTTTTTTTGGTTTAATGCAGCAGTATTTTGTGCCTTTAGGTGCACAGTCATTAAGTACTATTTCCCGTTTTTCAGGTGGGGCGGGTGATCCTAACAACTTTGGATTGTTCTGTTTATTGCTGATTTATTTCTATTTACCTATAGTGCCTCGAGCAAATATACCTAGATCTACCTTTGTCATTATTTTTCTAATGCTAGCATTTGGCGCACTGACTGTATCTCGCAGTTTTTTTATTGTAGCGACGTTAAGTTTACTGACCTATTTTATTTTTTATTTTCGTTCAGCGATCGGCGATATGTTTGTTCGCCTGCTTTTGTTATTAAATTGTTTGTTGATTTTGTTTTGTTTGTATTGGATAAGCGGAGCATCGTTTATCGGAGACTTAGATATATTTGTTAGGTTCAGTGGTAATAATTTATCCGACTTAACAGGTTCTCGTAGTGATATATTGCAAGCTTACCTGCAACTATTTTTTGATTTACCTTATAACTTTGTGTTGTTTGGTGCCGGTATTAATGGTTACTTAACATATTATAATCATTACTTTTTACAGGCCGGTTTATTTGATGAAGTCGTTGGGCCGCACAACACCTTGCTTGAAATAATAATAAGTTTTGGTGTAATAGGTTTCACTTTGTTTGCGACTTATATCTACTTCGGCTTTAGGGCGGAAAGAAACCGTGTAGCCAGTAACCATATTTTTCGTTTAGCTTGGCTGCCTATTCTAGTATTTTTGTTGTACTGCTTTAGCCTGCAAAATTTAGGAAAATATAGTAGCTACTTTATTTTAATGTTGATCGTTTACAACACATACAGAAAAGAATCTTAA
- a CDS encoding oligosaccharide flippase family protein, with amino-acid sequence MTNLSRERRNGILLSYGSIAIRNVAALLLIPFIINHLGVSDYGIYSLVSALAGYLIVLEFGLANTTIRFLSVYQANNEKAKESEFISSIVVIYGALALCVVAIGLIIWFKLPAIFQQSMTLAEIQLLQSAFLVLLINVVITLMSNSLTGIISTYQRFRFQKSTEILVFVARCIIVVGCLEAGFGVLAIVVIDTVTNLLHSLIRFLYIKRNIDIEFKAKLPDQATLKEIFVYSSFIALNVIVNQINWRVDNLIIGTLTNSKTLGIFNIGSQLLFSFIAFASAISNIFTPKIVQMVKQEVSKTVLMAQLCIIGRYQMIVLGYVFVVFAAFGELFIQLFVGAEFSQAYWVALISMVPLMFVLAQTSTNAVLQGLNKHKVRSLLLLVTAMANIIISIILVKKIGMVGASWGTAFALFVGELLMVNIYLYRVIGLNMWHLYREFLRYSIPAILLTLMTAFLVSDYVSASWFGLFIACGLTGFIYAGFSYFISLVPSERQKLNRFVFRTS; translated from the coding sequence ATGACAAACTTGAGCCGTGAAAGGCGTAATGGCATTTTATTAAGTTATGGTTCAATAGCCATTCGAAATGTCGCTGCTTTGCTTTTAATCCCCTTTATTATAAATCACTTAGGAGTGAGTGATTATGGTATTTACAGCTTAGTTTCCGCGTTAGCAGGCTACTTAATTGTCTTAGAGTTTGGTTTAGCAAATACCACTATTCGCTTTTTGTCTGTATATCAAGCTAATAACGAAAAAGCTAAAGAGTCAGAATTTATCAGCAGTATTGTTGTTATATATGGTGCCTTGGCATTATGTGTTGTCGCTATTGGTTTGATTATTTGGTTTAAATTGCCAGCGATATTTCAGCAGTCAATGACTTTAGCTGAAATTCAATTATTGCAGTCGGCATTTTTAGTGTTGTTGATTAATGTCGTGATTACCTTAATGAGTAATTCACTGACGGGTATTATCAGTACCTATCAACGCTTTCGCTTTCAAAAAAGCACTGAAATATTGGTATTTGTTGCGCGCTGTATAATTGTTGTTGGCTGTTTAGAAGCCGGCTTTGGTGTGTTGGCAATCGTTGTTATAGATACTGTAACCAACTTACTCCATAGCCTCATTCGTTTTTTGTATATCAAACGCAATATTGATATTGAATTTAAGGCAAAACTACCTGACCAAGCCACCTTGAAAGAGATATTTGTTTATTCATCTTTTATTGCGCTTAATGTCATTGTTAACCAAATTAATTGGCGCGTAGACAACTTGATTATTGGTACGCTTACGAACAGTAAAACTTTGGGAATCTTTAATATAGGAAGCCAATTGCTTTTCAGCTTTATTGCTTTTGCTAGCGCTATTTCTAATATATTTACGCCAAAAATAGTGCAAATGGTTAAACAAGAAGTATCGAAAACTGTGCTAATGGCGCAACTTTGTATTATCGGTCGCTATCAAATGATAGTGCTAGGCTATGTTTTTGTAGTTTTTGCTGCTTTTGGTGAGTTATTTATTCAATTATTTGTTGGCGCTGAGTTTTCACAAGCCTATTGGGTTGCGTTAATTTCAATGGTGCCGCTGATGTTTGTGCTAGCTCAAACATCTACTAACGCGGTATTACAAGGGCTTAATAAACATAAGGTTCGTAGTTTGTTATTACTGGTAACTGCAATGGCGAATATTATTATCTCGATTATATTGGTGAAAAAAATAGGTATGGTTGGTGCGTCATGGGGAACAGCATTCGCCCTATTTGTAGGAGAGCTATTAATGGTGAATATTTATTTATACCGCGTTATTGGGCTAAACATGTGGCATTTATATCGAGAGTTTTTACGCTATTCTATACCCGCAATATTACTGACCTTAATGACAGCATTCTTGGTCTCAGATTATGTATCAGCTAGTTGGTTTGGGCTGTTTATCGCTTGTGGTTTGACCGGCTTTATTTATGCGGGATTTAGTTATTTTATTAGCTTAGTCCCAAGTGAACGCCAAAAATTAAATCGTTTTGTTTTTAGAACGTCATAA
- a CDS encoding glycosyltransferase family 4 protein translates to MKIVIIGAYPNSIIGFRGPLIRKFVNAGHQVTVMTAQASIDVIAEITALGATFQPYSVERNGVNPIADLKTLFEIKKALKTLQPDHVLAYTIKPIIWGGIAARLIGLKNFNAMITGLGYAFESGGFARNAVNVIVKRLYKYSLANAKSIIFQNLDNRQLFVELELADEKKCHRVFGSGVDITAYQQQPFPEQETTFLLIARLLGDKGIREFAGAAEIVKKSYPNVKFQVLGPYDSSPDKISASEVAQWQAQGNIDYLGETDNVKPYIKACHIYTLPSYHEGLPRTVLEAMSIGRPILTTDAVGCRDTVVNGENGWLVATRNVDELAKRMIWFIENPQQWHRMANASRAMVEDKFNVTQVNEAISHIMGL, encoded by the coding sequence TTGAAAATAGTAATTATTGGCGCGTATCCCAATTCAATCATCGGATTTCGTGGACCTTTGATCCGTAAATTTGTTAACGCAGGGCATCAGGTTACGGTGATGACTGCACAGGCTTCGATAGATGTAATCGCCGAAATTACAGCGCTTGGAGCTACTTTTCAACCTTATTCAGTTGAGCGCAATGGCGTAAACCCGATTGCTGACCTGAAAACGCTCTTCGAGATTAAAAAAGCCTTAAAAACTTTACAGCCAGATCATGTGCTTGCTTATACTATAAAACCGATTATTTGGGGAGGGATTGCGGCTCGTTTAATCGGCTTAAAAAACTTTAACGCTATGATCACAGGTCTTGGCTACGCTTTTGAAAGTGGTGGTTTTGCTCGTAATGCCGTTAACGTTATTGTTAAACGCTTATATAAATACTCATTAGCGAATGCAAAAAGTATTATTTTTCAAAACCTAGATAATCGACAACTATTTGTTGAATTAGAATTAGCGGATGAAAAAAAGTGCCATCGTGTATTTGGCTCTGGTGTTGATATTACGGCGTATCAGCAGCAACCTTTCCCTGAGCAAGAAACTACTTTTTTACTGATTGCGCGTTTGTTAGGTGATAAAGGCATAAGAGAATTTGCTGGCGCAGCTGAAATAGTTAAAAAAAGTTACCCTAACGTTAAGTTTCAAGTGTTAGGCCCTTACGATAGTTCGCCAGATAAAATCAGCGCTAGCGAAGTCGCTCAGTGGCAAGCCCAAGGAAATATAGATTACTTAGGAGAAACAGATAACGTTAAACCTTATATAAAAGCCTGCCATATATACACATTACCTTCTTATCATGAAGGTTTACCCAGAACGGTATTAGAAGCGATGAGTATAGGACGACCCATATTGACTACCGATGCTGTTGGTTGTAGAGATACAGTAGTTAATGGCGAAAATGGCTGGTTAGTGGCAACCCGAAATGTAGATGAATTGGCCAAGCGAATGATTTGGTTTATAGAAAACCCGCAACAATGGCATCGAATGGCGAATGCTAGTCGTGCAATGGTTGAAGATAAATTTAATGTAACGCAGGTAAACGAAGCCATTAGCCATATTATGGGACTTTAA